A part of Methanomassiliicoccales archaeon genomic DNA contains:
- a CDS encoding methylenetetrahydrofolate reductase C-terminal domain-containing protein, translating into MIIGEQKKLKELIDIIEGHREILVVGCRSCVAICLAGGEKEVGVLSEALRLHSDLRSKGWDISEETLERACEKEFVAQLEQAIIGKDCIISLACGVGAQVVQEMYPDIRVVPGLNTSNMGAPEEHGIYLEKCGGCGDCVLHLTGGICPVARCSKSLMNGPCGGSQGGRCEIGPDVPCAWDQIYNSLERLGRPDLMDVPIPPRDWRPSRSGGPRKVVRKEAVLTDEEKRAKGASR; encoded by the coding sequence ATGATCATAGGGGAGCAGAAGAAGCTCAAGGAGCTCATCGATATCATAGAAGGGCACAGGGAGATCTTGGTCGTCGGCTGCAGGTCATGCGTGGCCATATGTCTTGCCGGAGGGGAGAAGGAGGTCGGCGTCCTCTCAGAGGCGTTGAGGTTGCACTCTGACCTCAGGTCAAAAGGGTGGGATATATCGGAGGAGACCTTGGAACGGGCATGTGAGAAGGAGTTCGTGGCACAGCTGGAGCAGGCCATCATAGGGAAGGATTGCATCATCTCCCTGGCCTGCGGGGTCGGTGCCCAGGTGGTCCAGGAAATGTACCCGGACATCAGGGTGGTCCCCGGCCTGAACACCTCTAACATGGGGGCCCCAGAGGAACATGGGATCTATCTTGAAAAATGCGGGGGATGTGGGGACTGCGTCCTGCATCTGACAGGGGGGATATGCCCGGTGGCCAGGTGCTCCAAGTCGTTGATGAACGGTCCTTGCGGCGGCTCACAGGGCGGCAGATGCGAGATCGGCCCTGACGTTCCTTGCGCATGGGACCAGATATATAACAGCCTTGAGAGGCTCGGCCGTCCAGATCTGATGGATGTCCCCATACCACCGAGGGATTGGCGGCCCAGCAGGAGCGGCGGTCCAAGGAAGGTCGTCAGGAAAGAGGCAGTGCTGACCGATGAGGAGAAAAGGGCAAAGGGGGCATCGAGATGA
- a CDS encoding winged helix-turn-helix transcriptional regulator, which translates to MCELKKKLPDNEHLSNQAKLFQAMSDPKRLQILHALMRTDLCPCVLKDITGLSDSKLSYHLNILEGEGLIESSPRHRWRIYFITEKGRKELGK; encoded by the coding sequence TTGTGCGAGCTGAAAAAAAAATTACCAGATAATGAACATCTTTCAAATCAAGCAAAATTGTTCCAGGCCATGTCAGATCCGAAAAGGTTACAGATACTCCACGCTCTGATGCGGACAGACCTGTGCCCCTGTGTTCTTAAGGACATCACTGGTCTGTCGGATTCTAAATTGTCATACCACCTGAACATTCTGGAAGGTGAAGGGCTTATCGAATCGTCCCCAAGACATCGTTGGAGGATCTACTTCATCACAGAAAAAGGACGCAAAGAGCTAGGAAAATGA
- a CDS encoding hydrogenase iron-sulfur subunit has product MAGATCQEYPSSVIPVRVPCTGRVDVKHIIKAFRDGADAVMVVGCLEGNCNYQFGNIEARKRVEQARELLSQLGIDGERVEMFNIASNQGWRFAEAAREMASRVSRLGPVFEGRA; this is encoded by the coding sequence ATGGCAGGTGCCACATGTCAGGAATATCCATCATCCGTGATACCGGTCCGCGTTCCCTGCACTGGAAGGGTTGATGTAAAACATATCATCAAGGCCTTTAGGGATGGGGCCGATGCCGTGATGGTCGTCGGATGTCTCGAGGGGAACTGCAATTACCAGTTCGGTAACATCGAGGCAAGGAAAAGGGTCGAGCAGGCGAGGGAGCTGCTATCGCAGCTAGGGATAGATGGTGAGAGGGTGGAGATGTTCAACATCGCTTCGAACCAGGGATGGCGTTTCGCCGAGGCCGCAAGGGAGATGGCATCCCGCGTCTCGAGGCTGGGGCCGGTATTCGAAGGGAGGGCCTAG
- a CDS encoding CoB--CoM heterodisulfide reductase iron-sulfur subunit A family protein codes for MAHVLILGGGTTGISAALALARFGFSPILVERSPCIGGTANELACKGVRQCVRCDVCLATDKVAIVAGSDEIITIKDSKLEMLERRSGRYRATLSRSKLVDDEICTRCGRCMEACKGSAITMYSAREGIFFCIDQERCAHTRNGCEECSVACPQGAIDLEGEEETLEVEADAIIVAIGSVPFDPSADRRLGYGVVDGVVTSLEVERGIGKMDELGRRIASGRPGKICFIQCVGSRDARFGAHLCSKVCCKYSMKIAKLIKAMSPATEITFTFMDWRPLERGDDLLEWASLEKGVRAIRSRPSEVFTGDDGRPVMRYALPGDLGVVEEAFDLVVLSVGMRPSPHNEEIAETIGAKLNPHGFFFSEGRQARTLEEKGVVFAGTCAGPKDIEESSMEGAVAAAKVKKYLEGRK; via the coding sequence TTGGCCCACGTCCTGATATTGGGCGGTGGGACGACAGGCATCTCTGCCGCGCTTGCTCTTGCTAGGTTCGGATTCAGCCCCATCCTGGTCGAAAGATCGCCATGCATCGGAGGGACCGCGAATGAACTGGCCTGCAAGGGCGTCAGACAATGTGTCAGATGTGACGTCTGCCTGGCGACGGACAAGGTCGCGATCGTGGCAGGGTCGGATGAAATCATCACCATCAAGGACTCAAAGCTCGAGATGTTGGAAAGAAGGTCCGGTAGGTATAGAGCGACATTGTCCCGGTCCAAGCTGGTCGATGATGAGATATGCACCAGGTGTGGAAGATGCATGGAAGCATGCAAAGGCTCAGCGATCACAATGTACAGTGCAAGGGAGGGCATTTTCTTCTGCATCGACCAGGAAAGGTGCGCTCATACAAGGAACGGGTGTGAGGAATGCTCAGTGGCCTGTCCTCAGGGGGCAATAGACCTTGAGGGAGAGGAGGAGACATTGGAGGTCGAGGCGGACGCGATCATAGTGGCCATAGGCTCGGTACCGTTCGACCCGTCCGCCGACAGGAGGCTAGGCTATGGCGTGGTCGATGGCGTAGTGACCTCCCTGGAGGTTGAAAGAGGCATCGGAAAAATGGACGAGCTTGGCAGGAGGATAGCTTCAGGCAGGCCCGGGAAAATTTGTTTCATCCAATGTGTCGGTTCCCGGGATGCCAGGTTCGGTGCGCATCTATGTTCCAAGGTCTGCTGCAAATATTCGATGAAGATAGCTAAGCTCATAAAGGCCATGTCGCCGGCCACCGAGATCACCTTCACCTTCATGGACTGGCGACCCTTGGAGAGGGGGGACGACCTTCTCGAATGGGCCTCTCTCGAGAAGGGCGTCAGGGCAATAAGGTCGAGGCCCTCCGAGGTGTTCACTGGAGATGACGGTCGCCCCGTAATGAGATATGCCCTTCCCGGCGATCTTGGTGTGGTGGAGGAGGCCTTTGACCTAGTGGTACTGTCCGTCGGGATGAGACCTTCGCCGCATAACGAGGAGATCGCTGAGACCATCGGCGCAAAGCTCAATCCCCATGGTTTCTTTTTCTCAGAGGGCAGGCAGGCGAGGACGCTCGAGGAGAAGGGAGTGGTGTTCGCCGGCACATGCGCTGGCCCTAAGGACATCGAGGAAAGCTCGATGGAAGGGGCCGTCGCCGCCGCAAAGGTGAAGAAATACCTGGAGGGGAGGAAATGA
- a CDS encoding CoB--CoM heterodisulfide reductase iron-sulfur subunit A family protein codes for MIPPSPDGPHAPLSPPKGVAVFLCGCKGDVARRIDLEALKEDMLMFQHVRSAEVLENCCEGEDKDRMRLSLLSGEVDRFIVAGCSYKISIGRFKRLATEAGLDRSLVEVCNIKEHSALVHGVPEATAKAKMMLRGSLRRCMMLQPTPSSRNKKVNSSILIIGNGNSAKVASREAVALGHEVTLICPSERLGDEGHDDEVVSLEEDGFEAFCRKAGRSFAISTSSEVISAEGGLGDLQIRVGTPLGEVALTAGAVIVAMDEVPMDNPLRSKIKGNVIDQRQLEEMLRSGNRPNGTVVMLAMDDAGESAFDPLSTHEAVHNALYLKSMAPRTVVYIITREVFALGQCEHGYRRAQELGVIIIRTDSMPDMTVEGKMLVRDVGLGGTLEIDHDMVVIDNITKVPDMHGTARALGLPLDDNGRLRRPNAKLKPSSSLKEGVFICGTAVERSLGIGPSLEARSAVAKASALLAGDILDEGEKAEVWQEKCSGCLTCARVCPYGAPSIGPEGKAMIEESRCQGCGICASACPSKAIQLSSFRDDQIEEQIKASIGGI; via the coding sequence ATGATACCACCATCTCCAGACGGGCCCCACGCGCCATTGTCCCCGCCGAAGGGGGTGGCGGTGTTCCTCTGTGGATGCAAGGGAGATGTGGCCAGGAGGATCGATCTGGAAGCATTAAAGGAGGACATGCTGATGTTCCAGCATGTCAGGTCGGCCGAGGTGCTCGAAAATTGTTGTGAAGGGGAGGATAAGGACAGGATGCGCCTCTCCCTCCTCTCCGGCGAGGTCGACCGGTTCATCGTCGCAGGTTGCTCTTATAAGATCTCTATCGGACGGTTCAAACGGTTGGCGACAGAGGCAGGTCTGGACCGGTCGCTGGTCGAGGTGTGCAACATCAAGGAGCATTCCGCATTGGTCCATGGTGTGCCCGAAGCAACGGCCAAGGCCAAGATGATGCTCCGAGGTTCCTTGAGAAGGTGCATGATGCTGCAACCAACACCCTCCAGCAGAAATAAGAAGGTCAACAGCTCGATATTGATCATAGGTAATGGTAACAGCGCCAAGGTCGCGTCCAGAGAGGCGGTCGCCCTGGGTCATGAGGTGACGCTCATCTGCCCCTCAGAGCGGCTCGGGGACGAAGGACATGACGATGAGGTGGTCTCGCTCGAGGAGGACGGGTTCGAAGCGTTCTGCAGGAAGGCGGGAAGGTCCTTTGCGATATCGACATCATCGGAGGTCATCAGCGCTGAGGGAGGTCTTGGAGACCTTCAAATTCGGGTCGGAACACCTCTCGGCGAGGTGGCCTTGACCGCAGGGGCGGTCATCGTCGCGATGGATGAGGTGCCCATGGACAACCCTCTTCGGTCAAAGATAAAAGGGAATGTCATAGACCAGAGACAGCTCGAGGAGATGCTCCGCTCGGGCAACAGGCCAAACGGAACAGTGGTCATGTTGGCCATGGACGATGCCGGGGAGAGCGCGTTCGACCCGTTGTCCACCCATGAGGCGGTGCACAATGCCCTTTATCTCAAAAGCATGGCGCCGAGGACGGTCGTCTACATAATCACGCGCGAGGTCTTCGCACTGGGCCAGTGCGAGCACGGCTATCGCCGTGCACAGGAGTTGGGCGTGATCATCATCAGGACCGACTCCATGCCTGACATGACAGTAGAGGGCAAGATGCTGGTCCGCGATGTTGGCCTAGGCGGGACCCTTGAGATCGATCATGACATGGTGGTCATCGACAACATCACAAAGGTGCCTGATATGCATGGGACGGCCAGGGCGCTCGGGCTCCCGTTGGATGACAATGGGAGGTTGAGAAGACCGAATGCGAAGCTCAAACCATCATCATCTTTGAAAGAAGGGGTTTTCATCTGCGGAACTGCGGTAGAGAGAAGCCTTGGGATAGGGCCGAGCTTGGAGGCCAGGTCGGCGGTCGCCAAGGCATCGGCGCTGCTGGCAGGCGACATTCTCGATGAAGGGGAGAAGGCGGAGGTGTGGCAGGAAAAATGCTCTGGCTGCCTGACCTGTGCCAGGGTATGCCCTTATGGTGCGCCTTCGATCGGTCCTGAGGGGAAGGCGATGATAGAAGAGTCCAGATGCCAGGGCTGCGGTATCTGCGCCAGCGCATGCCCGAGCAAGGCGATCCAGTTGAGCTCCTTCAGGGACGATCAGATAGAGGAGCAGATCAAAGCATCGATAGGGGGCATCTGA
- a CDS encoding permease: MDASIEYLAQHVLTCLVPAFFIAGAIAALVKKDAILRFFGPNVAKYKSYFVASISGTILAVCSCTILPLFAGIYKKGAGLGPATTFLFAGPAINVLAMIYTAQILGLDLGLARAIFAIAMSVVVGVVMSFLFKTKGTEGSSNERPMLKFKDESSRPKWTTPIFFIFLIGILVFGASTLDWMIKMPIIYVLTLGVAILLIYYFTREEVTDWGTETWDLTKKIFPILLVGTFFVGVFSYFVPPETFKPYLGDNNIWSNLLASVIGALLYMPTLMEVPIIGGTLGYTSGAMASGPALVLLLSGPTTSLPSIVVLSKVMGWKKTLVYWALVILMSTLAGLSFGYITG; this comes from the coding sequence ATGGATGCTTCGATCGAATATTTGGCCCAACATGTGCTGACATGTCTGGTCCCAGCATTCTTCATTGCAGGCGCGATCGCAGCGTTGGTGAAGAAGGACGCGATCTTGAGGTTCTTCGGGCCCAATGTTGCAAAATATAAATCTTATTTTGTGGCCTCCATATCGGGAACGATACTTGCAGTCTGCAGCTGCACCATTCTTCCTTTGTTCGCAGGGATATATAAAAAAGGGGCCGGGCTCGGACCTGCGACAACCTTCCTATTCGCCGGTCCTGCCATCAATGTCCTTGCGATGATCTATACCGCGCAGATATTGGGTCTCGATCTAGGTCTGGCCAGGGCGATCTTTGCCATAGCCATGTCAGTTGTAGTTGGCGTGGTGATGTCCTTTTTGTTCAAGACAAAAGGAACGGAGGGATCCAGCAATGAAAGGCCGATGCTAAAGTTCAAGGATGAGAGCAGCAGACCAAAATGGACGACACCTATCTTCTTCATCTTTCTGATAGGCATCTTGGTATTTGGCGCCTCAACATTGGACTGGATGATAAAGATGCCCATAATATATGTCCTGACCCTGGGCGTGGCCATTCTCCTGATCTATTATTTCACCAGGGAGGAGGTTACCGATTGGGGGACAGAGACGTGGGACCTGACCAAGAAGATATTCCCAATATTGCTGGTCGGTACGTTCTTCGTCGGCGTATTTTCTTACTTTGTACCTCCCGAGACCTTCAAACCATATCTTGGGGATAACAATATCTGGTCGAATCTATTGGCCTCTGTGATAGGGGCCCTTTTATACATGCCGACCTTGATGGAAGTGCCAATAATCGGAGGGACCTTGGGCTATACAAGCGGGGCGATGGCCTCTGGACCTGCTTTGGTATTGTTGTTATCCGGTCCCACGACCAGCCTCCCCTCCATAGTTGTCCTCTCAAAGGTGATGGGATGGAAGAAGACCCTTGTCTACTGGGCCTTGGTGATATTGATGTCAACCTTGGCCGGGCTCTCCTTTGGATATATTACGGGGTGA
- a CDS encoding methylenetetrahydrofolate reductase: MKAGSNLEAVLSKGRFAVTAEIGPPKSASAEVIRRHARVMKGSADAFNLTDNQTAIVRLSSIASGVVCLQEGLEPIIQMTCRDRNRIAMQSDILGASALGIRNVLCISGDHQSFGNQKEAKNVYDVDPVQQLMIFRRMRDEAEVWGGDKLEEPPKLFLGAAANPFADPFEYRARRLAKKVAAGADFIQTQAVYDVGRFESWMRQVRSMGLHEMAHILAGVMPIRSHKAALYMKNKVPGMIVPDEVIDRMKKASDQKAEGARLCLEQIEHLKGIEGVHGVHLMAVAWEEIIPEIVKDAGLLPR; this comes from the coding sequence ATGAAGGCGGGCAGCAACCTGGAGGCCGTTCTTTCGAAAGGAAGGTTCGCGGTCACGGCAGAGATAGGTCCACCAAAGTCAGCTAGCGCCGAGGTCATCAGAAGGCACGCGAGGGTCATGAAGGGAAGCGCCGATGCTTTCAATCTTACGGACAATCAGACAGCGATCGTCCGGCTCTCGAGCATCGCCTCAGGGGTGGTCTGCCTCCAGGAGGGCCTGGAACCGATCATACAGATGACCTGCAGGGACAGGAACAGGATAGCCATGCAGTCGGACATCCTCGGGGCGAGCGCGCTTGGTATAAGGAACGTGCTCTGCATAAGCGGTGACCACCAATCGTTCGGGAACCAGAAAGAGGCCAAGAACGTCTACGACGTCGACCCTGTCCAACAGCTTATGATCTTTCGCAGGATGAGGGACGAGGCAGAGGTATGGGGAGGGGATAAGCTCGAGGAGCCCCCAAAGCTCTTCCTTGGAGCGGCCGCGAATCCCTTCGCCGACCCATTCGAATACCGGGCGAGGAGGCTGGCCAAAAAGGTCGCGGCAGGGGCCGATTTCATCCAGACCCAGGCAGTCTATGATGTCGGAAGGTTCGAGTCCTGGATGAGGCAGGTGAGGTCGATGGGCCTCCATGAGATGGCCCATATCTTGGCAGGGGTGATGCCGATCAGATCGCACAAGGCGGCCCTGTACATGAAGAACAAGGTCCCAGGGATGATCGTGCCCGACGAGGTAATCGACAGGATGAAAAAGGCCTCGGACCAAAAGGCAGAGGGAGCAAGGTTATGTCTCGAGCAGATCGAGCATCTCAAGGGCATAGAAGGGGTCCACGGCGTTCACTTGATGGCCGTCGCATGGGAGGAGATAATACCTGAGATCGTGAAGGATGCGGGCCTTCTTCCCCGTTGA
- a CDS encoding carboxymuconolactone decarboxylase family protein — protein MDERTRELVAIAASVAGRCQPCFRHHLERSRELGVSDEDIRSTIALASRISEVGDQRMVEFVESLMKGGMEG, from the coding sequence ATGGACGAGAGGACCAGGGAGCTCGTTGCGATAGCGGCCTCGGTGGCAGGTCGTTGTCAACCATGCTTCAGGCATCATTTGGAGAGGTCTAGAGAGCTTGGCGTGAGCGATGAGGATATCAGGTCGACCATCGCCTTGGCCTCGCGGATAAGCGAGGTGGGCGATCAACGGATGGTCGAGTTTGTGGAGTCGTTGATGAAGGGGGGAATGGAGGGGTAG
- the arsB gene encoding ACR3 family arsenite efflux transporter — protein sequence MKKLSFLNKYLTIWIFSAMALGVGLGVVVPELADALDRMSVGTTSIPIAIGLILMMYPPLAKVKYEELGQITKQPEAKKMFGTSLALNYIVGPLLMFSLAWIFLPEQPEYRIGLILTGVARCIAMVLVWNQLAEGDSEYAAILVALNSIFQIILYSFYAYFLIAILSDVVSPGSGVAVDISIVSVAISVIIYLGIPFFAGILSRYYIRPRKGADWYDNVFMSSAGKMSLLALLFTIVVMFSLRAETIIDSPLDVVHIAIPLLCYFVIMFLFSFWLSMRFNYDYAHAATQSFTAASNNFELAIAVAVGVFGIGSAVAFATVIGPLVEVPVLISLVNLALYFRRKYYDEHGRIKRRSTGA from the coding sequence GTGAAAAAATTGTCATTCCTGAACAAATACCTCACGATCTGGATATTCTCCGCTATGGCATTGGGGGTCGGATTGGGCGTTGTCGTTCCAGAGCTTGCCGATGCTCTTGATCGGATGAGCGTCGGAACGACCTCTATACCCATAGCGATAGGGCTCATACTGATGATGTATCCTCCATTGGCCAAGGTCAAGTATGAAGAGCTTGGACAGATAACGAAGCAGCCTGAAGCAAAGAAGATGTTCGGGACGTCCTTGGCCCTCAATTACATCGTCGGTCCGCTTCTTATGTTCTCTCTCGCCTGGATATTCCTTCCCGAACAACCTGAATACAGGATCGGCCTAATCCTCACCGGTGTCGCTAGATGCATCGCCATGGTGCTGGTATGGAACCAACTGGCTGAGGGGGACAGCGAATATGCGGCCATATTGGTGGCATTGAACTCTATATTCCAGATAATCTTGTACTCATTCTACGCCTACTTCCTCATCGCTATCCTGTCCGATGTGGTGTCGCCCGGGTCTGGGGTGGCCGTGGATATTTCCATCGTATCGGTGGCGATCAGCGTCATCATCTATCTTGGCATACCTTTCTTTGCTGGAATATTGAGCAGATACTACATACGTCCTCGAAAGGGGGCGGATTGGTATGACAACGTTTTCATGAGCTCTGCTGGCAAGATGTCGCTGTTGGCACTCCTTTTCACCATAGTGGTCATGTTCTCGTTGAGGGCCGAGACCATCATCGACTCTCCGCTGGACGTCGTCCATATTGCCATCCCGTTGCTGTGTTATTTCGTCATCATGTTCCTGTTCTCTTTCTGGCTTTCGATGAGGTTCAACTATGATTACGCACATGCGGCGACACAGTCCTTCACGGCCGCAAGCAATAATTTTGAGCTTGCCATAGCTGTGGCGGTGGGAGTCTTCGGAATAGGCTCGGCGGTCGCCTTCGCGACCGTGATCGGACCTCTCGTTGAAGTGCCTGTCCTGATATCGTTGGTTAACCTGGCCCTTTACTTCCGCCGTAAATATTATGATGAGCACGGAAGGATCAAAAGGCGCTCGACGGGGGCCTGA